One genomic region from Flavobacterium lindanitolerans encodes:
- a CDS encoding PorP/SprF family type IX secretion system membrane protein, which translates to MKKIIIFFVWILVGASAFAQQDAQYTQYMYNTININPAYAGSRGVLSVFGLHRTQWVGLDGAPVTNTVSINTPINGTNIGMGLSFVNDRIGPTDENAISADISYTVKTSETFKLSFGIKATANMFNLDVNKLNPADQGDPRLMNLNNNFTPNIGAGAYFHSDKMYLGLSVPNFFETHRYDDNSVSVNQERMNFYLIGGYVFDLSPSIKFKPAFLMKAVNGAPLQADVSGNFLFNDKLTLGVAWRWDAAVSAMAGFQITEGLFVGYGYDLETTKLANYNSGSHEVFLRFELFNRFNKVTSPRFF; encoded by the coding sequence ATGAAAAAAATAATCATATTTTTCGTCTGGATTCTTGTAGGTGCAAGCGCATTTGCACAACAAGATGCGCAATACACGCAGTATATGTACAATACCATCAATATCAACCCTGCTTATGCAGGTTCGCGAGGCGTACTAAGCGTTTTCGGACTTCACAGAACGCAATGGGTTGGTTTGGACGGAGCACCGGTGACCAATACCGTTTCTATCAACACGCCAATTAACGGCACTAATATAGGAATGGGATTATCATTTGTAAACGACAGGATAGGACCTACAGATGAAAATGCAATCTCTGCAGATATTTCCTATACTGTTAAGACTTCAGAAACATTTAAGCTGTCTTTTGGAATTAAGGCTACAGCAAATATGTTCAATTTGGATGTTAATAAGCTGAATCCGGCAGATCAGGGAGATCCGCGATTAATGAATCTGAATAATAACTTCACGCCAAACATTGGGGCAGGAGCTTATTTTCATTCCGATAAGATGTATTTGGGACTTTCGGTACCAAACTTTTTTGAAACCCACAGATACGATGACAATTCAGTATCTGTAAATCAGGAAAGGATGAATTTTTATCTGATTGGAGGTTATGTTTTCGATTTGAGTCCAAGCATCAAATTCAAGCCGGCCTTTTTGATGAAAGCTGTAAATGGAGCGCCGCTTCAGGCTGACGTCTCAGGAAACTTTCTTTTCAATGATAAGCTGACGCTTGGAGTAGCCTGGAGATGGGATGCAGCCGTGAGTGCTATGGCAGGATTCCAAATCACAGAAGGACTATTTGTAGGCTACGGATATGATTTAGAAACGACAAAGCTTGCCAACTACAATTCAGGTTCGCATGAGGTTTTCCTTCGTTTCGAATTATTCAACAGATTCAACAAAGTAACCTCTCCAAGATTCTTCTAA
- a CDS encoding hydrogen peroxide-inducible genes activator — protein sequence MTIQQLKYIVALDEERHFARAAEVCNVTQPGLTIQLKNLEEEIGIKIFDRTKVPLTPTKLGTQIIARAKKILREVNEIRDFVINEKNDLEGELKLGVISTLSPYLIPLFIKAMKEAAPKMHFVIREASTGQLMHDIETGALDVALMATPTGNPNLKEHHVFNEPFVAYLNESHPFAAKDFYELQASDKPELLLLQNEYCYNAQLLDICDIKEDRKISEQFSYDISSIETLKNLVRAQLGFAILPELSILNENEKHLFKPFKEPKPIREISLVVSDTFSKKLLLEKMSRAIWDCLPETLRKDFNYRKIQWNDSPYFINAIKGFM from the coding sequence ATGACTATACAGCAATTAAAATACATCGTAGCATTAGACGAAGAACGCCATTTTGCAAGGGCTGCAGAAGTTTGTAATGTTACCCAGCCCGGACTTACAATTCAGCTGAAAAATCTGGAAGAAGAAATAGGAATAAAAATATTCGACCGTACAAAAGTACCTTTGACACCCACAAAACTCGGAACACAGATTATTGCAAGAGCAAAAAAGATACTCCGCGAAGTCAATGAAATTCGAGATTTTGTTATTAATGAAAAAAATGACCTGGAAGGAGAACTAAAGCTGGGTGTTATTTCTACCTTGTCGCCTTATCTGATTCCCTTATTCATAAAGGCAATGAAAGAAGCTGCGCCTAAAATGCATTTTGTTATTCGTGAAGCTTCTACGGGTCAGCTAATGCACGATATTGAAACTGGAGCATTAGATGTGGCGCTTATGGCTACTCCAACCGGAAACCCGAACCTGAAAGAACACCATGTTTTTAACGAGCCTTTTGTGGCCTATCTTAACGAGAGCCATCCGTTTGCGGCTAAAGACTTTTATGAACTCCAGGCCAGTGACAAACCGGAACTTTTGCTGTTGCAAAATGAATACTGTTACAATGCGCAACTTCTCGATATATGTGACATTAAGGAAGACCGCAAAATAAGTGAGCAGTTCTCTTATGACATCAGCTCTATAGAAACGTTGAAAAATCTGGTACGGGCCCAACTCGGTTTTGCAATCCTTCCGGAACTTTCCATACTCAATGAAAATGAAAAGCATTTGTTTAAGCCATTTAAGGAACCCAAACCCATTCGGGAAATCAGTCTGGTGGTTTCAGATACATTTTCCAAAAAGCTGTTATTGGAAAAAATGAGCCGTGCCATTTGGGATTGCCTGCCGGAGACGCTTAGGAAGGATTTCAATTACCGTAAAATTCAATGGAACGATTCGCCTTATTTTATTAATGCGATCAAAGGATTTATGTAA
- a CDS encoding OmpA family protein gives MKKQLYTALAVFSLLTAQAQEAKLAAADKQYEKYAYVDAIKTYERVAEKGYKSVDLFQKLGNAYYFNAELDKANKWYEELFAMNQPVDAEYYYRYSQTLKSVGDYEKANQMLAQFNQKNAADLRAQLYTKHKDYLEEIKANSGRYKVENININSEYSDYGTAFFGNKLVFTSARDTGGLFNRKHQWTNQSFTKLYASEISSDGSMLEPEQFNTSLNSKFNEATPVFTKDGKTVYFTRNNYNKGKRGKNSDKATLLKIYKGTLENGKWVNITELPFTSDNYSTAHPALSPDEKTLYFASDMPGTLGQSDLFKVAINADGSFGTPENLGKQVNTEGRETFPYVTDENELYFASDGQLGLGGLDVFVTQINKDGSYGEIKNVGAPVNGPKDDFAFMIDTKTRFGFFSSNRDGGKGYDDIYKFQETRQMKCEQLLAGTITDKETGLPIANARVTLADASFKVIKTIYADHEGKYSFDVECGNVYYVKAESKDYTPNELKAIIPKESGETDLSIELDKPVKQITVGTDLAKTFGIKIIYFDLDKWNIRPDAAIDLAKIVDVMKQYPNMKVDVRSHTDSRQTHKYNQKLSDRRAKSTIDWMVQDGVAKERITGRGYGETQLVNKCADGVECTEQEHQQNRRSEFIITAM, from the coding sequence ATGAAAAAACAATTATATACAGCCCTGGCAGTCTTTTCTTTACTGACTGCCCAGGCACAGGAAGCCAAACTTGCAGCTGCCGACAAGCAGTATGAGAAATATGCCTATGTCGATGCAATCAAGACGTATGAAAGGGTAGCAGAGAAAGGATACAAATCTGTTGATCTCTTCCAAAAGCTGGGAAATGCTTACTATTTCAATGCAGAATTAGACAAAGCCAACAAATGGTATGAGGAACTTTTTGCAATGAACCAGCCGGTTGATGCGGAATACTATTACCGTTATTCGCAAACCCTTAAATCGGTTGGCGATTATGAAAAGGCGAATCAAATGCTGGCGCAGTTTAACCAAAAGAATGCGGCCGATTTAAGAGCGCAGCTGTACACCAAACATAAAGATTATCTGGAGGAAATAAAAGCCAATTCTGGGCGATACAAGGTTGAAAATATCAATATCAACTCAGAATATTCTGATTACGGAACCGCTTTTTTTGGCAATAAACTTGTTTTTACTTCTGCCAGAGATACCGGAGGTCTTTTCAACAGAAAGCACCAGTGGACCAACCAATCGTTTACGAAATTGTATGCCTCTGAAATCAGTTCGGATGGTTCTATGTTGGAGCCGGAACAATTCAACACTTCCCTGAACAGCAAATTCAATGAAGCCACGCCTGTTTTTACCAAAGATGGAAAAACAGTCTACTTCACCAGAAATAACTATAACAAAGGGAAAAGAGGAAAGAACAGCGACAAAGCGACGTTATTGAAAATCTACAAAGGTACTCTTGAAAATGGCAAATGGGTAAACATAACGGAATTGCCTTTTACAAGCGACAATTACAGTACGGCACACCCTGCTTTGAGTCCGGACGAAAAGACCTTATACTTTGCATCAGACATGCCGGGAACTTTAGGTCAGTCGGATTTGTTTAAAGTGGCAATTAACGCTGATGGTAGTTTTGGAACTCCGGAAAACTTAGGGAAACAAGTCAATACAGAAGGCCGTGAAACTTTTCCATATGTTACAGATGAAAATGAATTGTATTTCGCTTCAGACGGACAACTTGGATTAGGAGGTTTGGATGTTTTTGTAACCCAGATTAATAAAGACGGAAGTTATGGTGAAATCAAAAACGTTGGAGCTCCCGTTAACGGGCCAAAAGATGATTTTGCTTTCATGATTGATACCAAAACCCGATTCGGATTTTTCTCTTCGAACAGGGATGGAGGTAAAGGATATGATGACATCTACAAATTCCAGGAAACAAGACAAATGAAATGCGAGCAATTACTGGCAGGAACGATTACGGATAAAGAAACCGGACTTCCTATTGCCAATGCAAGGGTAACGTTGGCTGATGCTTCATTTAAGGTTATCAAAACCATCTATGCCGACCACGAAGGAAAATACAGCTTTGATGTAGAATGCGGGAATGTGTATTATGTAAAAGCAGAAAGCAAAGATTATACGCCAAACGAACTAAAAGCCATTATCCCGAAAGAATCCGGAGAAACAGACCTTTCTATCGAATTGGATAAACCGGTGAAGCAGATTACGGTTGGAACCGATTTGGCCAAAACATTCGGCATCAAGATTATTTACTTTGACCTTGATAAGTGGAATATCCGTCCGGATGCAGCTATTGATTTGGCTAAAATTGTTGACGTGATGAAACAGTATCCGAATATGAAAGTTGATGTCCGTTCGCATACGGACAGCCGCCAGACTCATAAATACAACCAGAAACTTTCTGACCGCAGGGCAAAATCTACCATCGACTGGATGGTTCAGGATGGAGTTGCCAAAGAAAGAATCACGGGTAGAGGCTATGGCGAAACCCAGTTAGTTAATAAATGTGCAGATGGTGTTGAATGTACAGAACAGGAACACCAGCAGAACAGAAGAAGCGAATTTATCATCACAGCCATGTAA
- a CDS encoding alpha/beta hydrolase: MKKLAIAAVAVLNATLAVSQIDPSLAGSYSIEKNTREFLKAVHGNSGPQLYELSIEDARKVLINAQTGDYKKLPADIENKTITQDGKTVSIQIVKPKGPKEKLPVLMYFHGGGWVLGNAFTHDRLIRELAVGANIAVVFVNYTPAPEARFPVANEEAYAATKWIKENGASIGLNPTKLAVGGDSVGGNMAIAVTLMAKERKGPKIDFQLLFYPVTDADFSTASYQQFANGHFLTLNAMVWFWNIYAPEKATRNQITASPLRADIEELKGLPETLVITAENDVLRDEGEAYAKKLNAAGVKVTATRYIGTIHDFVMLNPITETPAPRAAIKQAVDALKEKLSK, from the coding sequence ATGAAAAAATTAGCAATAGCAGCCGTTGCGGTATTAAATGCAACACTAGCAGTAAGTCAAATCGATCCATCATTAGCAGGTAGCTACAGTATCGAAAAAAACACTCGTGAATTCCTAAAAGCCGTTCACGGAAATTCAGGCCCACAGCTTTATGAACTTTCTATCGAAGATGCCCGAAAAGTATTAATCAATGCACAGACAGGAGATTACAAAAAATTACCTGCCGATATTGAAAACAAAACCATTACACAGGATGGAAAAACCGTTTCCATCCAAATTGTAAAACCAAAAGGTCCCAAAGAAAAACTTCCGGTACTGATGTATTTCCACGGTGGAGGATGGGTTTTAGGAAATGCTTTTACACATGACCGACTGATAAGAGAATTAGCGGTTGGAGCCAACATAGCTGTTGTTTTTGTAAACTACACTCCTGCTCCTGAAGCCCGATTCCCGGTTGCAAATGAAGAAGCCTATGCTGCCACCAAATGGATTAAAGAAAACGGAGCTTCTATCGGACTAAATCCAACAAAACTGGCTGTGGGCGGTGATAGTGTTGGTGGTAATATGGCAATTGCTGTAACGTTGATGGCCAAAGAAAGAAAAGGCCCTAAAATTGATTTCCAATTGCTTTTTTATCCGGTAACCGATGCCGATTTCAGCACGGCTTCCTATCAGCAATTTGCCAACGGACATTTTTTAACACTTAATGCAATGGTATGGTTCTGGAATATTTATGCACCGGAAAAAGCGACAAGAAACCAGATTACAGCTTCTCCTTTGCGAGCCGATATTGAAGAATTAAAAGGTTTGCCTGAAACTTTGGTTATTACTGCAGAAAACGACGTGCTGCGCGATGAAGGCGAAGCTTATGCCAAAAAACTAAATGCAGCAGGTGTGAAAGTTACAGCTACACGATACATCGGGACAATTCACGACTTCGTTATGCTCAATCCAATTACAGAAACTCCGGCTCCAAGAGCAGCCATCAAACAGGCTGTAGATGCCTTAAAAGAAAAACTAAGCAAATAA
- a CDS encoding OsmC family protein, with translation MKFTRKANANWQGTGMEGKGTISTQSTTLNNTQLSFKTRFAEGVGTNPEELIAAAHSGCFTMQLSFLLSELNYVPTDLNTEAVLTFEDGTITKIHLELNGVVPGISEEEFQNIALKAKQICPVSKVLNAEITLGVSLSR, from the coding sequence ATGAAATTTACAAGAAAAGCAAACGCAAACTGGCAAGGTACTGGAATGGAAGGAAAAGGAACCATCAGTACTCAAAGCACTACTCTAAACAACACCCAATTATCTTTTAAGACACGCTTTGCAGAAGGCGTAGGAACAAACCCGGAAGAATTAATAGCTGCAGCTCATTCAGGATGTTTTACGATGCAGTTGAGCTTTTTGTTAAGCGAATTGAATTATGTACCTACCGACCTGAATACTGAAGCTGTGTTAACTTTTGAAGACGGAACGATTACTAAAATCCATTTGGAATTGAATGGTGTTGTTCCCGGAATTTCGGAAGAAGAGTTTCAAAATATAGCTTTAAAAGCGAAACAGATTTGTCCGGTTTCTAAAGTTTTGAATGCTGAAATTACTTTGGGAGTTTCTTTAAGTCGCTAA